The genomic stretch CTGGCCAAGCCCGACGCCATCGTGATGCACCCCGGCCCGATCAACCGCGGCGTCGAGATCGACTCTGCCGTGGCGGACGGCAAGCAGAGCGTGATCCTGCCTCAGGTGACCTTCGGCATCGCGGTGCGCATGGCCGTGATGTCCATCATCGCCGGCAACGAGGCTTGAGGACGGGAAAGAGACAGCACTCATCATGAAGATCCTGATCCAGAATGGCCGCCTGGTCGACCCCGCCAGCCGCAGCGACACCCTGGCCGACGTGGCGATCGCCGCCGGCCGCATCGTGACCATCGGCAGCGTCAGCCCCGACTTTCAGCCGGATCGCACGCTCGACGCCACCGGGCTGGTGGTCGCCCCCGGCCTGGTCGACCTGGCCGCCCGGCTGCGCGAGCCCGGCTACGAGCACGAAGGCATGCTCGAAAGCGAGATGGCCGCGGCGGTGGCCGGCGGTGTCACCAGCCTGGTCTGCCCGCCGGACACCGACCCCGCGCTCGACGAACCGGGCCTGGTGGAGATGCTCAAGTTCCGCGCGCGCAACCTCAACCAGTCGCGCCTCTATCCGCTCGGTGCCCTGACGCGTGGACTGAAGGGCGAGGTGCTGACCGAGATGGCCGAGTTGACCGAAGCCGGCTGCGTCGGCTTTTCGCAGGCCGAGATCGCGCTCGAGAACACCCAGATCCTGATGCGCGCACTGCAGTACGCGGCCACCTTCGGCTACACCGTCTGGCTGCGCCCGCAGGACCCGCATTTGGGCAAGGGCGTCGCCGCGAGCGGTGCTGTGGCGACCCGGCTGGGTCTGTCCGGCGTGCCGGTCAGCGCCGAGACCATCGCCTTGCACACCATCTTCGAGCTGGTGCGCACCACCGGTGCCCGCGTCCATCTGTGCCGGCTCAGCAGTGCCGCCGGGCTGGCCCTGGTGCGCGCCGCCAAGGCCGAAGGCCTGCCGATCACCTGCGACGTCAGCATCAACCATCTGCACCTGACCGATGTCGACATCGGCTATTTCAATGCCGACATGCGGCTGACGCCGCCGCTGCGCCAGCAGCGCGACCGTGACGCGATCCGCGCCGGCCTGGCGGACGGCACCATCGACGCGCTGGTGAGCGACCACACCCCGGTCGACGACGACGCCAAGACCTTGCCGTTCGGTGAAGCCGAGCCCGGGGCGACCGGCCTCGAGCTGCTGCTCAAGCTGGCGCTGAAGTGGGGCGAGGAGAGCCGCGTCGATCTGCTGCGCACGCTCGCCGTCATCACGCACGAGCCGGTGCGTGTGATCGGTGACGCGCTCGGCTCGCTGGCGTCCAGCACCGGCCGGCTGGTCGAAGGCGGGGTTGCCGACGTCTGCGTGTTCGACCCCGGTGCGCGCTGGAAGGTCGAGGCCGCGGCCTTGCGCAGCCAGGGCCGCCACACGCCCTTCACCGGCTACGAGCTGCCCGGGCGGGTGCGCTATACGGTGGTGGCCGGGCAGGTCGCCTTCGACGCTCCCGAGCCGGGCGCCGCTTGAAGCCGTTGCGTGTGGTGGGGCAGGCGGCGCTGGTCGCCTGGCGGCTGGGGCGCGTGATCGTGCACGCCGGCCGGGGGCTGCGCATCGTCAGCGTCGGCTGGCGCCACCTTGACGTCGACCAACGGCGTGAACGTATCGCGACATGGTCGCAGCAGTTGCTGCGGCTGGCGGGTGTGCAGCTGCACATCGAGGGCCATCCGCTGCCCGGCGCCAAGCTGTACGTCGCCAACCATGTCTCTTGGCTCGACATCGTGGCCATCAACGCCGTGTCACCGGCCCAGTTCGTCTCCAAGGCCGAAGTCAAACACTGGCCGCTGCTGAACCGCCTCGTGTCCGCAGCCGACACGCTGTACCTGGAGCGAGAGCGCCGCCGCGACGCCTTGCGCGTGGTCCACCAAGTGGCAGAGGCGCTGCAGGCCGGCGGCACAGTGGCCGTGTTTCCCGAGGGCACGACCAGCGACGGACGCGGCCTGCTGCCCTTCCATGCCAACTTGCTGCAGGCCGCCATCGTCACTGGCACGCCGGTGCAGCCCATCGCGCTGCGCTACAGCGACGCACGCCACCCGGTCAGTCCGGCGGCCGCTTATATCGGCAACATGACCTTGCTGGTGTCGTTGTGGCGGGTGTTGACGGCCGAGCGGCTGAACGTGCGCGTCAGCCTGCTGTCGCCCGAGCCGAGTCAGGGGGCCGACCGGCGCGCGCTCGGCGAGCGCGTGCGTCAGCAGATCCTGCAACGGCTCGAAGCAGGCTGAACCTCATCAAGGCAGTTCAGCCTGGCGAGCCGCGGGTCCCTCAGCCTCAGGCCTTGCCCTGGTTGGCCACGGCGGCCGCGGCCTTCGCGGCGGCTTCGGCGTCACCCAGGTAGTAGTGCTTGATCGGCTTCAGGTTGGCGTCCAGTTCGTAGACGAGCGGAATGCCGTTGGGAATGTTGACGCCGACGATCTCGTTGTCGGAGATGTTGTCGAGGTACTTCACCAGTGCACGGATGCTGTTGCCGTGCGCTGCGATCACGATGCGCTTGCCGGCCTTCAGCGCCGGCGCGATCGAGTCGTTCCAGAACGGCATCACGCGCTCGACCGTGTCTTTCAGGCATTCGGTCAGCGGAATGTCTTCGGGCTTCAGCTTGGCGTAGCGCACGTCCTGGCGCTGGCCGCGCGGGTCGTTCGCGTCCAGCGCGGGCGGCGGCGTGTCGTAGCTGCGGCGCCAGATCAGCACCTGCTCGTCGCCGTACTGCTTGGCCATGTCGGCCTTGTTCAGGCCTTGCAGCGCGCCGTAGTGGCGCTCGTTCAAACGCCACGAGTGCACCACCGGCAGCCAGGTGCGGTCCATCTGGTCCAGCGTGTGCCACAGGGTCCAGATGGCGCGCTTCAGCACCGAGGTGTAGGCGACGTCGAAGTCGTAGCCTTCGGCCTTCAACAAACGGCCGGCCTGTTTGGCCTGCTCGACGCCGGTGGGCGTCAGATCGACATCGGTCCAACCGGTGAAGCGGTTCTCGAGATTCCAGGTGGATTCACCGTGACGAATGAGCACGAGCTTGTACATGCGGGCAGCCTCCAGGCAAGCGAGTGTGTATGGTCTTGGATGCGCCCGGCGGGACGCAAAGCCCGCAATTCTATAATCCGCGCCCGTTACAGACCTCCTCCAACCGAGGGCCACCTCAAGTGAAATTCCTGATCGACAACTGGTACCTCCTCCTCGCGGCCTTCGTGTCCGGCGGGCTGCTCGTCTGGCCGATGGTCACGCGCGGTGCGCGCGGTGGCGGTGTCAGCCCTGCCCAGGCGGTGCACATGATCAACCGTGAAAAGGCGGTCGTGATCGACATCAGCGAGCCCAAGGAATACGCCGCCGGCCATGTCGCCGGGGCCCGCAACGTGCCGCTCGGCAGCCTCGCCGCCGGTGCCAAGGACCTGCCGTCCAACAAATCCCTGCCGCTGATCCTGGTTTGCTCGAACGGCGCACGCGCTGGCAAGGCTGTCGCTACGCTGCAGAAACTGGGCTATCAGACGGTCGTGCCGCTCGCAGGCGGTCTGGCCGCGTGGCGCGAGGCCAACCTCCCGATCCAGAAATCGGCGTCGTGACGCCCGCTGCTGGCGCTGCTGGTGGCCCCATCTCTCAGTTGAAGGACCGTGCATGCAACCCGTGAAGATGTACACGACCCTGGTGTGTCCGTACTGCCAGCGTGCCAAGATGCTGCTCAAGCAACGCGGCGTCGGCGAGATCGATGAGATCCGTGTCGACCTGCATCCGGCCGAGCGCGACAAGATGATCGAAATCACCGGTCGCCGCACCGTGCCGCAGATCTTCATCGGCGACACCCACGTCGGCGGTTGCGATGACCTGATCGCACTCGACCAGCGCGGCGGCCTGATGCCGCTGTTGAACGGTAACGCCGCTTCGGCCTGATACAACCCGCAGCGAGCCGCGAAGCGGCTCGTAGATAATGCGTGATGCAGCCCGCACCACTTTCGGTTGCGGGCTTTTCGTTTGAGGAAGACGACTATCATGGCCGACCAAGACAAAACCCCGGTGTTCCAGATCCAGCGCATCTACGTCAAGGATCTGTCGCTCGAGCAGCCCAATTCGCCGCAGATCCTGCTCGAGCAAGAGCAGCCCCAGGTGGACATCAACCTGGGCCTCGAAGCCCAACCGATCACCGACGGGATCTTCGAAGTCGCGGTGGTCGCCACCGTGCACACCAAGCTCAAGGACAAGACGCTGTTCCTGGTCGAGGCCAAGCAGGCCGGCATCTTCGAGATCCGCAACATTCCCGAAGAGCAGCTCAACCCCATCATCGGCATCGCCTGCCCGCAGATCGTCTATCCGTACCTGCGTGCCGTGGTGGCCGACATGATCTCGCGCGCCGGCTTCCCGCCCGTGCACCTGGCCGAAGTGAACTTCCAGGCCATGTACGAAGCGCAGCAACAGCAGCAACAGGCCCAGGGCGCCAACGGCGGCTCGCCCATCATCACCAAGGCCTGAGGACCGTCGCCGTCCCGATGAACATCACCGTTCTGGGGGCCGGCGCCTGGGGCACGGCGCTCGCACTCAGCGCAGCGCCGCGCCACCCGACGCTGCTGTGGGCGCGCGATGCCGTGCAGGCCGAGCGCATGCGCGCCGAGCGCCGCAACACCCGCTACCTGCCCGAGGTCGCGTTGCCGGCCTCGCTGCAGGTCGGCAGCGATCTGCAGGCCGCGCTGGCTCATGCGCGCGACGGTCTCATCGTCGTGGCGACACCGATGGCTGCATTGCGGTCCACCTTGTCACAGCTGCCCGACCGCGCCCGCATCTGTTGGCTCTGCAAGGGTTTCGAGGCGGGCACCGGACTGCTCGGACACGAGGTCGCACGTGAAGTGCGGCCCGAAGCCCATGTGGGCGTGCTGTCCGGCCCCAGCTTCGCGCTCGAGGTCGCGCGCGGGCAGCCCACCGCACTGGTGGCGGCCAGCGTCGAGGCCGGGCTGCGGCAGGCGGCGGTCGACGCCTTCCACAGCGACACCTTGCGCATCTACACCTCCACCGACCCGGTCGGCGTGGAGGTGGGAGGTGCGGTCAAGAACGTGCTGGCCATCGCCACCGGCATCGCCGATGGCATGGAGGCCGGCTTGAACGGACGCGCCGCCTTGATCACCCGCGGCCTGGCCGAAATCACCCGCTTGGGCGTCGCGCTCGACGCCCGCGCCGAAACCTTCATGGGCCTGAGCGGGCTCGGCGATCTGGTGCTCACCGCCACCGGTGCGTTGTCGCGCAACCGGCAGGTTGGGTTGAAGCTGGCCGAGGGCAAAGCTTTGCCGGACATCCTGCACGAACTGGGGCATGTGGCCGAGGGCGTCTACAGCGCCGCCACGGTGCTGCAGCGCGCCCAGGCGCGCGGCGTCGAGATGCCGATCACCGAGGCGGTGGTGGGGGTCATCGAGGGCCGTTGGTCGCCGCGTCAGGCACTCGAACAACTGATGGGCCGGAACGCGCGCGCCGAATGGTGAGCCGGCCCCGGCCATCGTAGCAGTACCACGATCATCATGAAACGTCGCGAGATCCTGAAGGGCGCCGCTGCCGTCGGCGCTGGCTTGCCCCTGTGCGGCCCGGCTGCAGCGCAGGCGTGGCCCGCCCGGCCGATCAAGCTGGTGGTGCCGTTTCCGCCCGGCAGCTCTCCCGACCTGATCGCGCGGCTGATCGCGGAACCTCTGGCCGCTGCACTCGGCCAGCCAGTGCTGGTCGACAACCGCGCCGGTGCCGGCGGCAACCTTGGCACCGGCGCGGTGGCCAGGGCGACACCCGACGGCTACACGCTGTTGTTCACCATCCAGGGCCCGCTCGTCACGGCGCCCTTGCTGAACCCGCGGCTGCCTTACGACCCCTACACCCAGCTCGCGCCGGTCAGCCTGGTGGCCACCAGCCCGAATGTGCTGGTGGTGACGCCCGAGCTGGGCAGTGCGACGCTGGCGGACTTCGTGCGCCTGGCCAAGGAGCGCCGCGGCGCACTGAACTATGGATCGGTCGGCAATGGCAGCGCCTCGCATCTGGCGATGGAATCGTTCAAGGCGCGCGCCGGCATCGACCTGCGCCATGTGCCGTTCCAGGGCTTTCCGCAGATCGTCAATGCGATGCTGTCCGGCGAAGTGCAGGCTGCGTTCATGGTGCCGGGCATCGCGATGGGGCAGGTGCGCGCCGGCAAACTGAAGGCGCTGGGCGTGACCACGCTCGGACGCAGCAGTGCGCTGCCGGAAATGCCCACCTTCGTCGAGCAAGGTTATGCCGGCTTCGAAGCGGTGTCGTGGCAGGCGGTGCTGGCGCCGGCCGGTACGCCGCCGGCGATCCTCCAGCGGGTCAGCGCCGAGCTGGTGCGCATCGTCAAGAGCAACGAGGTGCGCAGCAAGATCCTCGGCCACTACTTCAGTGCCGTGGGCACTGCGCCCGAGGCGCTCGTGACGCTGATGAAGGCCGAGCGCGACCGCTGGGGCAAGGTGATCAAGGCCGCGGGCGTGCAGCCCGAGTGAAGGGCCGTACGGCCTCTCAGGCGCCGCCGGCGTAGCCGTTCTGGCGCCAGGCCTCGAACACCGCCACCGCGACCGTGTTGGACAAGTTCAGGCTGCGCTGACCGGCGCGCATCGGCAGGCGCACCCGCTGCGGCGCCGGGAAGCTGTCGCGCAGCTCGCTCGCCAGGCCGCGCGTTTCCGAGCCGAACACCAGCCAGTCGCCGGGCTGCCACGCCACCTCGGCGAACGGCCGGCTGCCGCGGGTCGTGAAGGCGAAGATCCGCGCCGGATCGGGCGCTTGGGTTTGCAAAAAACGCTGCCAGTCGGCGTGCCGCTGCACCGATGCGTACTCGTGGTAGTCGAGCCCGGCGCGGCGCATCAGCCGGTCCTCCATCGAGAACCCGAGCGGCTCGATCAGGTGCAGCTCGCAGCCGGTGTTGGCCGCCAGCCGGATCACGTTGCCGGTGTTGGGGGGGATTTCGGGTTCGACCAGGACGATGCGGAACATGCGTCGCGATTATGGTCGAGCGGCGTGCGGCTCAGCACCCACACCTGCACGCCCGCTGCGCCAGCCTCGAGCAGGGTGTGTGCCATCTCGCGTGCCGTGGCGCCGGTCGTCATCACGTCGTCGACCAGGGCCACGTGGCGGCCGTGCAGCCTGGCTCGCCCGTGCGAGCCAACGTGGAACGCGCGCCTGACGTTGGCGGTGCGTTCGGACGGCGACAGCAGCAACTGGGACGCCGTGTCGCGCCGGCGCAGCAGCAGGTCGGGCCGCGCCGGCACGCCGAGCCTGGGGGCCAGCCAGCGCGCCACCTCCCACGCCTGGTTGTAGCCGCGCTGCCTCAGCCGCTGCTGTGACAGCGGGGTCGGCACGATGAGGTCGGCCGTCGGGCGCGGCGCCGCAGCCGGCCTCTGCAACGCGTCCAGCAGTCGCAGCCCGAGCGGGGCGACGAGGTCGAGGGCCGCGTCGAACTTGAGGGCCGCCACCAGGTGTTGCCAGGGGTAGCGATGCTCGAACGCCGTGACCGTGTGGGCGTAGGGCGGCGGTGCCTTCAGGCAGGCGCCGCAGAGCAGGCCCGCGTCCGGCACCTGCACTGCACAGCGGCAGCAGCGCGGCCGCGGCTGCCCATAGCGTGCAATGCATGCGGTGCAGATGCGCTCGGTCTGCCAGCTGCGGCAGACGGCGCACGAGGTCGGCCAGCGGTCGAG from Caldimonas brevitalea encodes the following:
- a CDS encoding dihydroorotase, whose product is MKILIQNGRLVDPASRSDTLADVAIAAGRIVTIGSVSPDFQPDRTLDATGLVVAPGLVDLAARLREPGYEHEGMLESEMAAAVAGGVTSLVCPPDTDPALDEPGLVEMLKFRARNLNQSRLYPLGALTRGLKGEVLTEMAELTEAGCVGFSQAEIALENTQILMRALQYAATFGYTVWLRPQDPHLGKGVAASGAVATRLGLSGVPVSAETIALHTIFELVRTTGARVHLCRLSSAAGLALVRAAKAEGLPITCDVSINHLHLTDVDIGYFNADMRLTPPLRQQRDRDAIRAGLADGTIDALVSDHTPVDDDAKTLPFGEAEPGATGLELLLKLALKWGEESRVDLLRTLAVITHEPVRVIGDALGSLASSTGRLVEGGVADVCVFDPGARWKVEAAALRSQGRHTPFTGYELPGRVRYTVVAGQVAFDAPEPGAA
- a CDS encoding lysophospholipid acyltransferase family protein — encoded protein: MKPLRVVGQAALVAWRLGRVIVHAGRGLRIVSVGWRHLDVDQRRERIATWSQQLLRLAGVQLHIEGHPLPGAKLYVANHVSWLDIVAINAVSPAQFVSKAEVKHWPLLNRLVSAADTLYLERERRRDALRVVHQVAEALQAGGTVAVFPEGTTSDGRGLLPFHANLLQAAIVTGTPVQPIALRYSDARHPVSPAAAYIGNMTLLVSLWRVLTAERLNVRVSLLSPEPSQGADRRALGERVRQQILQRLEAG
- the gpmA gene encoding 2,3-diphosphoglycerate-dependent phosphoglycerate mutase, with the translated sequence MYKLVLIRHGESTWNLENRFTGWTDVDLTPTGVEQAKQAGRLLKAEGYDFDVAYTSVLKRAIWTLWHTLDQMDRTWLPVVHSWRLNERHYGALQGLNKADMAKQYGDEQVLIWRRSYDTPPPALDANDPRGQRQDVRYAKLKPEDIPLTECLKDTVERVMPFWNDSIAPALKAGKRIVIAAHGNSIRALVKYLDNISDNEIVGVNIPNGIPLVYELDANLKPIKHYYLGDAEAAAKAAAAVANQGKA
- a CDS encoding rhodanese-like domain-containing protein translates to MKFLIDNWYLLLAAFVSGGLLVWPMVTRGARGGGVSPAQAVHMINREKAVVIDISEPKEYAAGHVAGARNVPLGSLAAGAKDLPSNKSLPLILVCSNGARAGKAVATLQKLGYQTVVPLAGGLAAWREANLPIQKSAS
- the grxC gene encoding glutaredoxin 3 codes for the protein MQPVKMYTTLVCPYCQRAKMLLKQRGVGEIDEIRVDLHPAERDKMIEITGRRTVPQIFIGDTHVGGCDDLIALDQRGGLMPLLNGNAASA
- the secB gene encoding protein-export chaperone SecB produces the protein MADQDKTPVFQIQRIYVKDLSLEQPNSPQILLEQEQPQVDINLGLEAQPITDGIFEVAVVATVHTKLKDKTLFLVEAKQAGIFEIRNIPEEQLNPIIGIACPQIVYPYLRAVVADMISRAGFPPVHLAEVNFQAMYEAQQQQQQAQGANGGSPIITKA
- a CDS encoding NAD(P)H-dependent glycerol-3-phosphate dehydrogenase, with protein sequence MNITVLGAGAWGTALALSAAPRHPTLLWARDAVQAERMRAERRNTRYLPEVALPASLQVGSDLQAALAHARDGLIVVATPMAALRSTLSQLPDRARICWLCKGFEAGTGLLGHEVAREVRPEAHVGVLSGPSFALEVARGQPTALVAASVEAGLRQAAVDAFHSDTLRIYTSTDPVGVEVGGAVKNVLAIATGIADGMEAGLNGRAALITRGLAEITRLGVALDARAETFMGLSGLGDLVLTATGALSRNRQVGLKLAEGKALPDILHELGHVAEGVYSAATVLQRAQARGVEMPITEAVVGVIEGRWSPRQALEQLMGRNARAEW
- a CDS encoding Bug family tripartite tricarboxylate transporter substrate binding protein, with the protein product MMKRREILKGAAAVGAGLPLCGPAAAQAWPARPIKLVVPFPPGSSPDLIARLIAEPLAAALGQPVLVDNRAGAGGNLGTGAVARATPDGYTLLFTIQGPLVTAPLLNPRLPYDPYTQLAPVSLVATSPNVLVVTPELGSATLADFVRLAKERRGALNYGSVGNGSASHLAMESFKARAGIDLRHVPFQGFPQIVNAMLSGEVQAAFMVPGIAMGQVRAGKLKALGVTTLGRSSALPEMPTFVEQGYAGFEAVSWQAVLAPAGTPPAILQRVSAELVRIVKSNEVRSKILGHYFSAVGTAPEALVTLMKAERDRWGKVIKAAGVQPE
- the trmL gene encoding tRNA (uridine(34)/cytosine(34)/5-carboxymethylaminomethyluridine(34)-2'-O)-methyltransferase TrmL, with amino-acid sequence MFRIVLVEPEIPPNTGNVIRLAANTGCELHLIEPLGFSMEDRLMRRAGLDYHEYASVQRHADWQRFLQTQAPDPARIFAFTTRGSRPFAEVAWQPGDWLVFGSETRGLASELRDSFPAPQRVRLPMRAGQRSLNLSNTVAVAVFEAWRQNGYAGGA
- a CDS encoding ComF family protein, yielding MPACLPHALRRWLDRWPTSCAVCRSWQTERICTACIARYGQPRPRCCRCAVQVPDAGLLCGACLKAPPPYAHTVTAFEHRYPWQHLVAALKFDAALDLVAPLGLRLLDALQRPAAAPRPTADLIVPTPLSQQRLRQRGYNQAWEVARWLAPRLGVPARPDLLLRRRDTASQLLLSPSERTANVRRAFHVGSHGRARLHGRHVALVDDVMTTGATAREMAHTLLEAGAAGVQVWVLSRTPLDHNRDACSASSWSNPKSPPTPAT